A region of the Candidatus Eisenbacteria bacterium genome:
GGACTGGGCATCCTCGCTCCCCTTCGAGATGCGCCGCCATGCCCCCCTCTCCGCGGAAGTCGATTGGGTGCTCGCGCACGAGGTCACGCGGCGCGACGAGGAGGGAGGACGCCTCTCCGTTCTCGCCGCGATCGCCCCCCGTAAGGAAGCGGAGGAGTCCCTCGCGGCGCTCGAGCGGATGGGCATGCATCCCCGGCGTCTCACTGCCGCGCCGATCGCCGGGATCCGCCACCTTCTCCACGATCCCGCCCTCCGCGAGGAACGAAGCTGCCGGGCTCTCCTCGACGTGGGGGAGAGCGGGAGCTGGCTCGTGATCCGCAAGGAAGGCTCTCCTCTCTATTGCCGGCGTCTCCGGACGGGCGGAAATCGCTTGACGAATGAACTGATGGAGCGCGCGGGGATCGACCGGGAGGAGGCGGAGAACGTGAAGCGGGGGGAAGTCCCTCTCGCCCGCGTGCGCCCCGAATGGCGGGAGAAAGCGCCGACGCTCATCGATCTCGTTCGGGAAAGCGCGCTCTCCCTCGCCGACGAGACCCGCGAGGCGATCGATGGGTTTCGCCGAAAGCACGGGCCGGTGCGCGTGCTGCATCTCGGCGGGGGGGGCGCTCTCCTTTCCGGGATCGACCACCTCCTCGGGCGGCGGCTCGCGCTCGAGACGCACGTGGTCGACCCCTTCGAGAGCCTGGAGCTTCCGCCGCGCTGGAGCGAGAAAGAGAGGAACCTTCTGCGGGGGCAGGCGGCGCGTTTCCTCACGGCGGTCGGCCTCACCGCTTGGTGGGAAGCATGAGCGAGAATCGGTACGATCTCGACTTCCTCCCCGCGGTCCGCCCGGTCGATCGGAGACCAGGCGCAGTTCTTCCCCTCCTGCTTCTGGCGATCGGCGTTCTCTTTCTCGCGGTCGAGAGGCACGAGAGCCGGGAGGCGGCGAATCGTTGGGAGGAGGCGCGGAGGCGCGTCGAGGCGAGGGCCGCGGAGGCGGGGGCCGGATCGGGATCGGAGGGATGGCGCGCCAGGGAACGGGTGGAGGAGCGGGTGGAGCGGGTTCCTTGGAAGGCGCTCCTCGCTCTTCTCGCCGAGGAGCTCCCGCCGGAGGGGAGGATCGAACGGATCGCGTACGACGGGGCGGCGCGCGCCCTTCGGATTGAAGGGAAGGGGAGCGAGGGGACCGGGGCGGCGCTCGCCGGAGCCCTCGCGCGCGATCCACTCGTCGCGCGCTCCTTCCCGACCGTGAGGGAGGAAAAGACCGGGCCCTCGTCCTTCGTCCTTCTCGCCGAGGAGAGGAGGGCCCCATGAGCCGCCCGGAGGTTCTCGCCGCCGCGGGGGCCGTGGTGCTTCTCGCCTTGCAGATCGCCGTCGGGGGGAGCGGTCCCTTCGGTCGGTCGGAGTGGGGAGAGGAGATCGCCCGAAGGGAAGCCGAGGTGCGGGCGCTCGAGGAGGCGCGCGCCCGGGAGAGGGCGGAGAGCCGCCTTCTCGAAGAGTACCTCGCCTCCGCGGGTTCGGCGCTCGCGCCCCGCGGGGTTCTCCCTGAGGAGGGGGTCCCGGGAGCATGGCGGGAGGCGTTCGGACGCTTCGCTCCCGGTCGAGCGGAGTGGAGCGGCGGGGAGCCGATCCGGCTTCGCGTCCGCGGGCGCTTCGCCGACGCGGCGCATCTTCTCGGCGTGATCGACCGAACGCCGGGCCCGCTTCGTATCGACCGCCTCGAGATCGTGCCCGAGGGAGGGGGCGTCGCGCTCACCGTCCAGTTTTCTTCGGTGGCGGAGGGAGGGGCCTGAACATGAGCGCCCGCCTGCCGCGTCCTGCGGTTCTCCTTCTCGCGACGGTCGTCCTCTTCGGCGCGTGGCGCGCCCTCGACGCGGCGCATTTTCGGCGCGAGGCGCTTCCGGAGGTCGATCGCCCGGAAGCCCCTGCGGCCTCCCAGGAGCCCCCGGTCCTCGAGAGAGCCCGCGCGCGCGACCGCATGGCGGAGGAGTGGGCGGAGCGGCCGATCCCGCGCGATCCGTTCCGGGGCTCCGCTCCTTCCGCCCCGCCACCGGCCCCTTCCCCATCGGAGGCGATCCCCCGGATCGCCCGCGCCCTGGGAGAGGGGGAAGGACGGACGATCGTTCTCGCGTTCGGCCGTTCCGAGTCGCGCCCCCTCGCCGCGGGCGGTTCGGATCGGGGCTGGACGGTCCTCTCGATCCAAGAAAGAAAGGCGCTCGTCGAGCACGACGGGGTGATCTACTCCCTCCCGATTCCTTGAGGCGGGGGGAACGGGGATCGGCCGCCCGAGCGATAGAAAAGGAAGTCCGATCGTGCCCGAGAAGAAACCCGCCTGGAAGCTACACGGGACGTAGCTTCCCCTCGCGGGAGGAGGGATCTCCGAAGAACGGCTTCTATCCGATGCGATCAGAAAAGGATCGATGGAGGATCTGACAAAAAACGTGAAGGGTTTTTCCCCAATTCCTGTAGCTTGGAGGGCCCTTTTCGACTGTGAATCAAGTTCGCAGAAAAGGGATCGACGTAACCGGCGACTGGGTAGAGGATTAGATGCGGGCCCGCGACGGGGATCCTGGCACGTCTCTTGTAAAGAGGGTTGCCGCCGGAGGAAGAAGATCCCCTGCCTTCCTTCGTGTCGCGCTTCGTCCTGTGAACCAAATCGTTCGAAAGGGAAACTGCCTAGACTACCCTGGGTTTCCAATGTAGCGTGCACGGGTTGCGCGGGGGACATTTGTTCAGGGCCGTCCGTTCGTGGGCGGCCCTTTTGTGTCGGGGCGGGAGGGGAGTGGGCGGCGCAATCCGGTGAAGGCCCCACGCGCTTCGCCCCGCGCGCGGGTGAGGGAGG
Encoded here:
- the pilM gene encoding pilus assembly protein PilM, with amino-acid sequence MFRRSVRIGLDWSGTSVKAVRVVLSGGRARLSHAASGPARGEARAGMVLRNAGIRGRGADLRASLPEGEIHIREIDLPLAPGTDWASSLPFEMRRHAPLSAEVDWVLAHEVTRRDEEGGRLSVLAAIAPRKEAEESLAALERMGMHPRRLTAAPIAGIRHLLHDPALREERSCRALLDVGESGSWLVIRKEGSPLYCRRLRTGGNRLTNELMERAGIDREEAENVKRGEVPLARVRPEWREKAPTLIDLVRESALSLADETREAIDGFRRKHGPVRVLHLGGGGALLSGIDHLLGRRLALETHVVDPFESLELPPRWSEKERNLLRGQAARFLTAVGLTAWWEA